A stretch of DNA from Brevibacillus ruminantium:
TCATGCCAACGGAAGTAGCGAAATCGCCACGGATGGTTCCGGAAGCAGCATCAGCCGGGTTGGTTTTGCCCATCATGGATCGAGCAGTAGAAATCACGTTGTTTCCTTGCCATACCATTGCGAACACTGGGCCGGATGTAATGAAGTCCACCAGTTCACCAAAGAACGGGCGCTCTTTATGCTCAGCGTAGTGCTCTTCAGCCAGTTCACGGCTTACGTTCATCAGTTTAGCTCCAACGAGTTGAAAGCCTTTTTGCTCAAAGCGGGAAACGATCTCACCGATCAGGTTGCGTTGTACGCCATCAGGTTTCACCATCAGAAACGTTTTTTCCATCGTAAGGTTGCCTCCAATATAGCTATGTATTGGTATTGTTACACCATCAGAAATTCTATCAAAGAATAGAGGGGCAATCAACCTGCTCCTCGTGAAAAAACATTAAAATTTGCGGTCAATAATGAAATCAGCTACACCGACCAGGGATTTTTTGGTGGAATTGTTCGGGAGATCCGCTATAATATCCCGGGCTCTGCCGATATATCTCTCGGCCAACTGTTGAGAAAAGGCGATCCCTTCATCTTTCCGCACCAACTGAATGGCCTCGTCTACATGGTCCCAAAACATGCCTTCCCGTATCCATTTCTGAAATTGGTCCCGAGCCTTCCCGTAATGGGCTGTATACAAAGTTGGCAAGGTGACGTTCCCCTGAAGCAAGTCGCTCCCGGCCGGTTTTCCCAATTGCTTTTCCGTGCCCGTAAAGTCAAGGATATCATCTCTGATCTGATAAGCCATGCCGACGTTATATCCATACCAGTACATTTTCCGAATAAACTCTTCCTTAGCGCCACTGGCAATCGCTCCCATTTGACAGCTGATCGCAATCAGAAGAGCCGTTTTCCTTTTGATTCTTCTCAGGTACATACGGAAATTCTGGTCCCAGCTATGCAAGGCACGCACCTGTTCAACCTCGCCCTTTACCATCTCTACGATGGCATCAGCCAATACCTGATGCAGGCGCGGTATCTTCAGCTCCGTGACAATCGAAAGCGCTCGGGCGAGGATATAATCGCCCGTGTACATCGCTACCTTGTTGTCCCATTTCGTTTTCACGGTGTCCTTGCCCCGGCGCTTGTCGGCATTATCCACCACGTCATCG
This window harbors:
- a CDS encoding polyprenyl synthetase family protein; the encoded protein is MNLVDIYFEMKKDVEYIENQLEQSIDTEVKDLYQSSTHLLKAGGKRMRPVFVLLGGKWGDYDVKRLKYVAVPLELIHMATLVHDDVVDNADKRRGKDTVKTKWDNKVAMYTGDYILARALSIVTELKIPRLHQVLADAIVEMVKGEVEQVRALHSWDQNFRMYLRRIKRKTALLIAISCQMGAIASGAKEEFIRKMYWYGYNVGMAYQIRDDILDFTGTEKQLGKPAGSDLLQGNVTLPTLYTAHYGKARDQFQKWIREGMFWDHVDEAIQLVRKDEGIAFSQQLAERYIGRARDIIADLPNNSTKKSLVGVADFIIDRKF
- the ndk gene encoding nucleoside-diphosphate kinase — translated: MEKTFLMVKPDGVQRNLIGEIVSRFEQKGFQLVGAKLMNVSRELAEEHYAEHKERPFFGELVDFITSGPVFAMVWQGNNVISTARSMMGKTNPADAASGTIRGDFATSVGMNIIHGSDSLESAEREINLWFGEGEVLSYEKTIQRWI